A segment of the candidate division KSB1 bacterium genome:
CAAAGTAAAAAAGATGCCTCCTATAAGATCCGATACGTATAAGATTATTCAGATTTTATCTAAAGATAATTATTCTATTAATGAAATTGCTAAAATCGTAGAAGCTGATGTTTCATTGACAGCCAGATGTCTGAGAACAGTGAATTCGGCAAGTATGGGCTTGAGAAAAGAAGTGATTTCGATCCGGCATGCTCTTAATCTCCTTGGCTCAAAAAGCTTTCTCGGTATTGTACTTAGAGAGTCAGTTCTAGATATTACTCCCAATCCAATTGAAGGGTACTACACGAAGACAGAGGAATTTTGGAATGATTGTCTTCGATCTGCGATTGCATCAAGAATTCTTTTAACAAGAAGTACATTAAATATAATGCCCGAATTAGCATACACAGCCGCTCTTTTGCAGGATATTGGGAAAATTGTTATTGATGAGTTTTTTGATCGTGC
Coding sequences within it:
- a CDS encoding HDOD domain-containing protein: MSELLTCILDKVKKMPPIRSDTYKIIQILSKDNYSINEIAKIVEADVSLTARCLRTVNSASMGLRKEVISIRHALNLLGSKSFLGIVLRESVLDITPNPIEGYYTKTEEFWNDCLRSAIASRILLTRSTLNIMPELAYTAALLQDIGKIVIDEFFDRADFDNYNLMAPENDKNFLDVEKTVFGTDHTIIGEQIAEVWQFPDSLTNVIRYHHTPSSAPKKYRDLVVVVHLGKVLATFTDTIGGVGSFEYRLDPIIEEYFKMDKKIVAELICSIDMEFISTVRNFGWY